The following proteins are co-located in the Vigna unguiculata cultivar IT97K-499-35 chromosome 9, ASM411807v1, whole genome shotgun sequence genome:
- the LOC114163574 gene encoding uncharacterized protein LOC114163574: protein MARKLDMIKDIDDKKETLKLAVRVKDLWFVQNQDNNRHMKLILLDQKGDMIPAMVKKEDLCLWEEKLVEGQTYIMHNFKILKNQGQFRVCEHPYKLLFIGATTIKQQPISSIPLNIYNFKSIEDIVDENYYTDLVYDIIGVVDNVRCNPQSKNVVFHIRDLRTMVNVNIEFLEWFKALNGEECGELVRFKEQWIEHFRNEVNPSQECSQLSSPSQYSEHEKFMYKAVVRTISKITCMKEEQYCVTVANIVMDGVIQYAIVAGRRLMKYKLELQVTDGDNYTNFVMWDQDCNNLIDVSVVELMNKMIEVVLDGEDDPKCFLEDLYVLLGCTLAFKVRVQLNNRFSSVMKASTNPETIASIRSKLDTKMIKDSSGEGKCDSSTESNSKGGPEREEVMFLDLNMLVIKYFGTGSKPAGICVSTKQSKTVGLIKSAPHGIKPKDCSPKAICGPNTQSQTLGLTISGGHTKKIQESSPIVVYGSTKQSKSSDGSTNKSKSGGSTKSAPHTRKLTLSSSADHDPYIDFYVTPTKELLFDFEVDCDHLDDIPSAEFSRTKTKKRMK from the exons ATGGCGAGAAAACTTGATATGATCAAAGATATTGATGACAAGAAAGAAACATTGAAGCTTGCCGTTAGAGTCAAAGACTTGTGGTTTGTTCAAAACCAGGATAACAATCGTCATATGAAGTTGATTCTTTTGGATcagaag gGTGATATGATTCCTGCAATGGTAAAAAAGGAAGATTTATGTTTGTGGGAAGAAAAATTGGTAGAGGGTCAAACCTATATAATGCATAACTTTAAGATATTGAAGAATCAAGGACAATTTCGGGTATGTGAACATCCTTACAAATTATTGTTCATTGGGGCAACAACTATAAAACAACAACCAATTTCAAGTATTCCACTGAACATTTACAACTTCAAAAGTATTGAAGATATAGTGGATGAAAATTACTATACTGATCTGGTGTATG atATTATTGGAGTGGTTGATAATGTGAGGTGTAATCCTCAGTCGAAGAATGTTGTCTTTCATATAAGGGATTTGAG GACGATGGTCAATGTCAATATCGAATTCTTGGAATGGTTCAAAGCTCTTAATGGTGAAGAATGTGGTGAGTTAGTTCGATTCAAGGAGCAATGGATAGA ACATTTTCGCAATGAAGTTAATCCAAGTCAAGAATGTAGCCAATTGAGTTCACCGTCCCAGTATAGTGAACATgagaaatttatgtataaagcTGTTGTGCGTACGATATCTAAAATCACATGTATGAAAGAG GAACAATATTGTGTTACAGTTGCAAATATTGTGATGGATGGTGTTATCCAGTATGCAATAGTTGCAggaagaagattgatgaa ATATAAGTTGGAATTACAAGTTACAGATGGAGACAATTACACCAATTTTGTAATGTGGGATCAAGACTGCAATAACTTGATTGATGTATCAGTTGTTGAATTGATGAATAAAATGATTGAGGTGGTATTA gatGGTGAAGATGATCCCAAATGTTTTCTAGAGGATTTATATGTTTTGCTAGGATGTACTCTTGCTTTTAAGGTTAGAGTTCAACTAAATAACAGATTTTCATCTGTCATGAAAGCTTCAACCAATCCTGAAACTATTGCTTCCATTAGAAGTAAACTTGATACTAAGATG ATTAAGGACTCCAGTGGTGAAGGTAAATGTGATTCGAGTACCGAATCAAACTCTAAGGGCGGACCCGAAAGAGAGGAGGTCATGTTCTTAGATTTAAATATGCtggttataaaatattttggcaCAG GATCTAAACCAGCAGGTATATGTGTTTCCACTAAGCAATCTAAAACAGTTGGGTTGATTAAAAGTGCACCTCATGGAATAAAG CCGAAAGATTGTAGCCCCAAAGCTATATGTGGTCCCAATACCCAATCTCAAACACTTGGTTTGACTATAAGTGGTGGTCATACAAAAAAG ATTCAAGAGTCAAGTCCCATAGTTGTATATGGTTCCACAAAGCAATCTAAATCATCTGATGGTTCCACAAACAAATCAAAATCTGGTGGTTCCACTAAAAGTGCACCCCATACAAGAAAG TTGACTTTGAGTAGTTCTGCAGATCATGATCCTTATATTGACTTCTATGTTACTCCTACCAAGGAATTGTTGTTTGACTTCGAAGTTGATTGTGACCATCTGGATGATATACCAAGTGCAGAATTTTCTAGGACCAAAACTAAAAAGCGAATGAAATAG